The nucleotide window GAGCTCTCTTATCGGGGCTCCAATCTTTAGCGGCTCTGTTCAGAGGGCCCATCATTGCGGAAACAGACTGCTCCTTTTTAGCAAAAGAAATCCAATCTGAAGCCAGCAATCGTTCTGCCTGTTTTTCAGTCATACATGATGCCAAGATTGAACTATCAAAATTCAGAAATGCTCGGGTGGACTATGTCAAGAGGAATCAGAACAAATTGGCTCACTGCTTGGCGGCCCGGGCGAGAAAAAAAGGAGATGCGTACAAAGTTGCAGGTGTCCCGGATGATTTAGTGGAAGAGATGAGAGCTGACATGGAATCGGCTCAAGAGTAATGGAGTGTTACTCTTTTTCCTCAAAAAAAAGATATGACGTGTGGATATCCTGACGTGAGGGTCCCCCGAAGGTCGGGCCAAGCAATGTTTTATCGGTACATTCCAATTCCCTTTGTGGGCGGCTGAGGAAACCAACAACACCAGGTTTGAGCAAATATTGAACAAGTACGGTAACTCAACGCAAAACGAAGATCTACTAGCCAAGAATCCAACGAAGAGGGTCATGTCTCCATTTAAATATGGAAACAGAAAGTCCAAATCAAATTTCATACTTGATTGACTGGAAGAGCACAACCCCCAAGGTCCTTGAGCAAGCAGTTAAAGAAGTTGTCTTAACTAAAGCATGGGCTTCAAAATTGCACTTCCTAGACTCGAAACAAAAACTTACATTAGCAAACTCATTACTCCTATGCTTAATCTCACTGAGCACCAAAGCATACGCAGAAGCTGCACCCTTCTTGATATATACTTGTAATGACTTCAAGGCAGTCTGATGCGATAACCAAACGCTGGATATTGAGGTCTTGAGCTAAGGCCAATCCCTCATTGCATGCACGCACCTCTAAGGATGATGGATCAACAAGGCCATCGAACAAAATAGCAGAAGGTCTCAAATAACAACTTGTATTGTCCCTGCATAAGACAGTCTCACACCTTCGAGTTAGTCCCCCGTCAACATTTAATTTTGCTGCCTCACCTATAGGAGGTACCCATTTACATTCTTTTTGATGAGAAGCTGGAGTAGTATGAGAGTTCAAATGATGGGTGGTAGCAATCTCCAGATTCTCTAGTATCTGTTAATGAAAAGATGACACGTTCGTCATAATGCCATGCCCAAAAATCCTCCTGTATTCGTGAGCTAGGAGAAATATTAAAAACAACACCAACATTGGGAGTAATGAGATATTCTGCGTGCATCTGCGTGTCCCACAATCAGGTCACCGGATCAATTGAATTGGCTACTAATAAAGAAAAAAACCCGCACACAATTTATTTTTTTGAGTAACCTAGACCGCGCACAAATAGGTAGCCAATTATCCTGTCAAATATTGGTGCTAGCATCATTGCCGGTCCTTTTGATAAGGCCAAGGAATAACACTTCTTTTCTTTTGTgagaaaaaaaatatttttttttaGACAAGAAAAAAAGAGATAACACTTCTATTCCTTCCATAACCGAGGAGAGCAACGGCGGGCCTTTGATCGCACCGTGCTGGATCGAAGCCTTGTAGCCCATCGCGGCACGGAAGCCTGGCCCACCAAAATCCCATCGCGGCAAGGAAAGCATAAATTCCCATGATCCCCCTCACACACTCCTCCCGGCGGTTCCTCTGCTACCACTCTTCCTCTTCCGGCCCTCCCCTCTCTAGCCGGAACTCGGGGGTCGCCGCCACGCCTGTTCATTTCCTGGCTACGATCTCGACCGCCGCTTCGCCCGCCACCGTCGCACAAGCCGACCTTCGCCGCCGGCCGCCTCACCCAATCCTCGGGCCCCTAAAGCACACACAGATCCCTCTTGGAATGGCGAGCCAAGAGAAGCCCGTCGCGCCGTCGCCatctcctcctccgccgccgcaaCCACCGGCGCCTGAGGGAGTCCCCCGCATCCGTGGGCCGGGCAGaggcgcggcgggcggcgggtACCCTAACCCTCCGGACGCGGCGCTGCCCGACGCGGCTACGCTGCGGGACCAGTGGCGGTTCGCGGTGCGCCAGTACAGCCGGTGGTACTCCCAAGCCTGGGGCACCGCCATCCTCGCTGGCGGCGCCTTCTTCGCCCTGGGCTGGCTCGTCAAGGGTTCCAACCCCCTTCCCTCCCGCGCCGAATCCCATTCCCCCAACGATGCCAACGCGGCCGAGGAGAAAAAGTGACTGGTGAGATCTCACGCTACTTCTGATTGACCGCTCGattttcttaaagaagagttcaGGCTCTTAACTGTTGGTAGATATTGTAAATGCAAAGTTGACGCTGGAATGAGACATCATGATTGAACTGGTAAAGGGCAAAATTTATGCAGGGTTTGGGTGTTTGGTTGTGTAAAACCGTAGAAGGGAAGTGTAGGGTTCTAGTTCCTACCTAGTAGTGCAACTTAAAAATCCTTTTTGCAGAAACTTAAGTATTTTGTTTACAAATAATTATGTTTCTGTAGAGATTATGATCCCTGTTCTCAACCAAATTTTAATGAGCTTACATGGGTAGGCAAAGAGTGTAGGCCTGCTGCTCAAGTACTTGATGCCTCCTCGAGTCATGCAGTTATGCATTGCATAAGGTTGTGCTTTCGTCTGGCAGAAAATCCGAAAATTATGTCATATTAAAATTCCTTCCTTTAGATGAAACATAAAGAAACAACTCATTATTCAGACatttattatttatttaatatttTGAGCAAATAATTCAGGCGGTGAAATGGATATCTGATAGAGGAAACATGTAAGTGTGATCTTAAATGAAATAGTTAGTTAAATCTGCTAATTTAATTGTAAATATTTGTTTCAATGTATTGAGTTGTTGATGATTGGAATGTCGCACATCAGCAGTTGTTTGATAAGTCCATTGGGAACGTTTAGCTGCCAGTACCTTGTGTTCAACCATGAACTTGTATTCTTGAACTTAATTATTTTGAGTGTTAAATGAAAAAAATATTTCAACTTCCAGTTAATTTGAGCATCTGAAAGCTTCGAAGGGGAGGTGCTGTAATTGAATCTTGAGTTGTGTCTTGAGGTTTGGAGTGGTTAGTATAGCCAAAGCAATGGTGATATATTGTTTAATGTGACCTCTTGGTTAGTTAAGATTTTACCTAGATTCTTATTATTTTCAGTACATATTTTGGTTTATAATGTAGCTTTGTTAGACCATGGCGTTTTTCTCTGTTCTTGAGCATTGGTGTATCACTAAGTACACAAAGTACTATCTATCTCTCATCTTCTGAAGCACATTTTTCTTGGAAAAATGAAAGAATACTTGTTGTTAGCCTTGCTTCAATTCTTTAGAAAGAGAACAACATAGTACAGAGTGCACTGTGTACCCTAGCTTTCCTGTTATTCTCACAACTATCCATACTATAAAAAATTTGTGCAAATAGGCATCCCATAGGCAAGTCCAGTATGAAATATCAAAACATTTCAGTACGTGTAATGTGTGAATGAGAAAATAATTCAGTATGATGTGAGATTTAGATGCAATTTCAAGTAATAGTGAATTCTAATAACTTCACAAAACTATCAGATTGACTAGATTGTCTAGCACATGAAAGGTAGTAGTTAACATTTCAGTTTACGTGAAACTATGTGATGCGAAAAAGAAGGACAACAAAAGTGCACACTAGCACTTCACTTCTTTTTGTTTTCTTCCTTAAGAGTTTATGCATGGCTAACATCACAAAATATTATCTCATCTTTCCAGATTGTCATTAAATCTGAAGACGGGAGATGATACTTTGTAGTTAGTATTATACTAATGCTTAAGAACACAGAGATACACATGGTATGCCAAGCTTTGAGATACATTTGAATACTATGTGTAAAACACTCCCTGTTTGATTTTGTGAGATGTCAAGTATTTCAGGGTTGAAGTTTGGCTGCCAATTATATTAATGAAATACTTTTTACTTGACAAAGAAATGATATCATTGGTTCATTTTCTTAAGTGTTTTCCAATGATATTACCTTTTCGTCATGTAAGTTATGTGTATTGATTTAATTGTTGGTCAAACTTAAATCTTGTGATGCATGGCGTCTGCATACAGAAATGGAGCGAGTGAAAAATAACAAACTAGTTTGGTTGTTTTTCAAAACAAATCACAATATTTTTCTTGTTCCTTACAAACAAAAATTAAGAGTTTATTCATGGCTAACATCACAAAATATTATGTCTCATATTTCCAAATGGTCATTAAATCTGAAGGCGAGAGATGATACTTTGTGTGGTTAGTAAGATACTAATGCGTAAGAACACAAAAATACACCATGGTATAACATGCTACGAGATACATTTGTGATTTGTATATCAAGTGAATAACACCCACTCGGTTTTCTTTTTGCGAGATATTTAGCATTTCACGATTCAAGTTTGGCTGACAATTAGATTAATGAAATGTCGATTATTTGACAAAGAAAATGATATCATTAGGTTCGTACTCAAAAGCGTTTTCCAATGGTATTATCTCTTTGTCATATAACCCACATTTTATCGATCTAATTGTTGGTCAAACTTGAATCTTGTGATGCATGATGTCTTGCATAAAGAAACGAACGGAGTGGAAAACAACCAACTAGGTTTGCTGCCCAAGAGCAAATCCTATCCTGATAGTTTCTTTTGTTTGTTATGATTAAGAAATATTAATTCATTGCTCTAAATGTTCAATTGAGGTAACAAGATAAAACATatatttaagacattactttgtTTATTAACTTGAAGCCAGGTAGAGGAGATGCTACTTATCGAACTAACTGTCCACACTATTTTGAAATCAGTCATTTTATCAACTGACATGTAGAAACTCTATAACTGTGGAAGTTTAACACTAAAGGAGCAGAAAGTAGAATAAGTTATTTAACATACTACGTTTACAATTATACAGACTAAACATTAAAAGCGAGGCATGTGGTTAGCTGCAAAAATATTTCAGTAGTGAGTTAGTAACCAAGTAAATTAAAAAGGTAGCTCCTTGCTCCGTGCTCTCATACC belongs to Triticum urartu cultivar G1812 chromosome 7, Tu2.1, whole genome shotgun sequence and includes:
- the LOC125520622 gene encoding uncharacterized protein LOC125520622, which encodes MASQEKPVAPSPSPPPPPQPPAPEGVPRIRGPGRGAAGGGYPNPPDAALPDAATLRDQWRFAVRQYSRWYSQAWGTAILAGGAFFALGWLVKGSNPLPSRAESHSPNDANAAEEKK